Genomic segment of Streptosporangium sp. NBC_01755:
CTCACTGCCAGGGCCATCGTCGGTTCCAACACGATCGAGGGTTACGCGGCCTCCGTTGATGATGTCGAGGCACTCATGGCTGGGGAGGAACCTCTGGAGTCCAGCGAGAGCACTCGCAGGGAACTGGAGGGCTACCAGCGGGCCATGACCTACATTCAGGGTCTGTCCGACGCCGGCGATGAGTTCGCTTATGATCTGGGCCTGCTGAACGGCCTCCACTTCATGATCCAGGAACATCACCCGGACAAGCGCCCCGGCCGACTCCGTCAAGGCCAGGTCTACGTCACCAGCCCTGATGATCCTGCCGTGGCCGCCTACACCGGACCGGATCCCGAGTCGGTCCCGGCTCTCATGGGTGAACTGGTCGCGTGGCTCAACGAAGGAGACCTCGATGCTCCAGTGCATGTCCGTGCCTCGATGGCGCATCTGAACCTGGTGAAGATCCACCCCTGGGCCGATGGCAACGGCCGCATGTCACGAGCGCTGTCCACCCTGGTGTTCGCACGAGAGGCACTGATGCCCGCGGAGTTCTCCTCGATCGAGGAATGGCTCGGCAGGGGGCAGAACACCTACGCC
This window contains:
- a CDS encoding Fic family protein; this encodes MLYRTPKLDEADRRALEEIERMRYDLRMHVRPQTRWTKQLRRSLTARAIVGSNTIEGYAASVDDVEALMAGEEPLESSESTRRELEGYQRAMTYIQGLSDAGDEFAYDLGLLNGLHFMIQEHHPDKRPGRLRQGQVYVTSPDDPAVAAYTGPDPESVPALMGELVAWLNEGDLDAPVHVRASMAHLNLVKIHPWADGNGRMSRALSTLVFAREALMPAEFSSIEEWLGRGQNTYAYYQVLGGVGGPEWSPGRDTHPWIKFCLRAHHIQAQQAKRRVDLLSRAWMELSAATAAAGLDERTVFALLPAFWGSRVRRTVYQQDAELSTQQAIRDIRELCRLGWLAPQGQARGRYYVAGPVMQPVLSSVQQSTQPYIDPYRDREAS